One part of the Rutidosis leptorrhynchoides isolate AG116_Rl617_1_P2 chromosome 1, CSIRO_AGI_Rlap_v1, whole genome shotgun sequence genome encodes these proteins:
- the LOC139858374 gene encoding disease resistance protein Roq1-like has protein sequence MASSSSSAPIGWKYDVFVSFRGEDIRKSFMDHLFKDFEQKRIHAFRDDNNLPRGEKIFPQLCKAIEESRILIVIFSKGYASSSWCLRELVKILDCKKMEKSKHEVRTIFYDVKPDVVRKQIGCYAEAFEKHEALNSTEVVDWKKALSMAADLSGLDLQDMTNGYESKFIDIITKQILMITSHSPFSVNENLVGVDARVNRMNLFQFIGSSEVHMVGICGVSGVGKTTLAKAIYNLMYIYFEGSCFCEDIHRVSKRQVLTHFQKQIIIDITKTKPVKISNVSQGIASIERMMLSKSILLVLDDVRSRKQLEALAGSRNWFYPGSLIIFTSLDKQLLRSHRVDRIYDIEFLNDVESLELFTSYAFKKKRITSRFRELAEKVMKYVKGHPLALKVLGCFLYEKTVDEWVSELDMLKLHPNDKIQKVLRRSYDGLNFNQKKILLDIACSFVGSDRDLVASVLNGCNFYADTNMRVLVDKCLITISSNMSLQMHDLIQAMAKRIVREESTMHGKQSRLWISSEIFDVMSGNEVTLTESVEVVDLMLEISTQKIHINAKAFAQMKKMRILKIYHPINTRRCFALSNMNVKFSGGLEFLSNELRLLYWIGCPFSFLPLSFYPKNIVAIDLSYSNIEHLWTTSKCFLRLKAIKLRHCGMLMSTPDFTEITNLEELIFEGCIRLTNLHPSVGMLKRLVVLNMEDCKSLKSFPCKVETESLKVLNLSGCLKLNCLPESLGNIKTLVELHVDRTSITELPSFVYSMRNIELLSFGQYKRIPSTWCRLICLPFHISSRQQLPQSLVWSSLACLTLLKELDLRYCNISEVPDSIGGLAHLNVLRLCGNSFTSLPTSLSQLSLLEHLFLHGCRVLEVVPELPPQIKTLNVSQCTSLRELSDLPPRINRLFASDCTSLRKLSEQLNLGHVFFSCIFMGYPKSLDNLTVQESQGSMSQWPLLLDSSVTSDGSRNQFFSLLHYLSFQIYKSEIFQAQGDHVFPKLLNVIYRGNCVPQWFTNQSKMKRVKIDLPSNWHYRNVIGYATCVVFTPKKYFNNICMYHHNIEYLVNNFDGALLYGYTLNRCPPRGAELKRKCKSDMIWFHYTATSWTFKNAKEFVTFSFRYHANVEVKECGVRFVYREDRQKGIDSGMIQDIPTPTKDRGYFQLEKSTFTCAW, from the exons ATGGCTTCCTCTTCTTCTTCCGCTCCCATTGGATGGAAATATGATGTCTTTGTAAGTTTTAGAGGGGAAGATATTCGTAAAAGCTTCATGGATCATCTTTTCAAAGATTTCGAGCAAAAAAGAATTCATGCTTTTAGAGACGATAACAATTTACCTAGAGGAGAAAAGATATTTCCTCAACTCTGCAAAGCCATAGAAGAATCTAGGATATTAATCGTAATCTTCTCTAAAGGTTATGCATCTTCTTCGTGGTGTTTGAGAGAACTTGTTAAAATACTCGACTGTAAGAAAATGGAAAAATCAAAGCATGAGGTTCGAACAATTTTCTATGATGTTAAGCCTGATGTGGTTAGAAAACAGATAGGGTGCTACGCAGAAGCTTTTGAAAAACATGAAGCCTTAAATAGCACAGAGGTGGTTGATTGGAAGAAAGCTTTATCCATGGCAGCTGACTTATCTGGATTGGATCTTCAAGACATGACAAATGG GTATGAGTCAAAGTTTATTGACATTATCACCAAGCAAATCCTCATGATTACTAGCCATTCTCCCTTCTCTGTTAATGAGAACCTTGTAGGTGTGGATGCGCGTGTAAATAGAATGAACTTGTTTCAGTTTATTGGGTCTAGTGAAGTTCACATGGTTGGAATATGTGGTGTTAGTGGAGTAGGAAAAACAACCCTTGCCAAAGCTATTTACAACTTAATGTATATCTACTTTGAGGGAAGTTGTTTTTGTGAAGATATACATCGAGTCTCAAAACGTCAAGTCCTAACTCATTTTCAGAAGCAGATTATTATAGACATCACGAAAACAAAACCTGTAAAAATTTCAAATGTTAGTCAAGGGATTGCATCAATTGAGAGGATGATGTTATCCAAGTCTATCCTGCTGGTCTTGGATGATGTGCGTAGTCGGAAGCAGTTAGAAGCACTGGCTGGTTCACGTAATTGGTTTTATCCTGGAAGTTTAATTATTTTCACCAGTCTAGACAAACAGTTGCTAAGATCTCATAGAGTAGATAGAATCTATGACATTGAATTTCTCAATGATGTTGAATCTCTTGAGCTCTTTACTTCATATGCCTTTAAGAAAAAGCGCATTACTAGTCGCTTTAGAGAGCTTGCTGAAAAAGTTATGAAATATGTAAAAGGTCACCCTCTGGCTCTCAAAGTTTTGGGTTGTTTTTTGTATGAAAAAACTGTGGATGAATGGGTTAGCGAACTGGATATGCTAAAATTACATCCTAATGATAAAATACAAAAGGTGCTTCGTAGAAGTTATGATGGCCTAAACTTCAATCAGAAAAAAATCTTGCTTGATATTGCATGTTCGTTTGTTGGTTCAGACAGAGATTTAGTAGCAAGTGTACTAAATGGTTGTAATTTTTATGCCGATACCAATATGAGAGTTCTAGTTGACAAATGTTTGATCACGATTTCAAGCAATATGTCACTTCAAATGCATGACTTAATTCAAGCTATGGCAAAGAGAATTGTTCGTGAAGAATCTACCATGCATGGAAAGCAAAGCAGGTTGTGGATTTCATCTGAGATTTTTGATGTTATGAGTGGAAATGAG GTAACACTAACAGAATCCGTTGAAGTTGTAGATCTTATGTTAGAAATATCTACTCAAAAGATTCATATAAATGCTAAAGCTTTTGCACAAATGAAGAAAATGCGCATCTTGAAAATTTATCATCCGATAAACACTAGACGGTGCTTTGCATTATCAAACATGAATGTGAAATTCTCTGGAGGTTTAGAGTTTTTGTCCAATGAGCTAAGGTTGCTTTATTGGATTGGATGTCCTTTTAGCTTCTTACCTTTAAGTTTTTATCCGAAAAACATTGTTGCCATTGACTTGTCTTATAGCAACATAGAACATCTTTGGACAACATCCAAG TGTTTTTTAAGGTTGAAAGCAATAAAGCTACGTCACTGTGGTATGCTCATGAGTACCCCCGACTTCACAGAAATTACAAATTTGGAAGAGCTGATTTTTGAAGGTTGTATACGCTTGACTAATCTTCACCCATCAGTTGGAATGCTAAAGAGGCTTGTTGTATTAAACATGGAAGACTGCAAAAGCCTCAAGAGTTTTCCTTGTAAAGTGGAAACGGAATCTCTCAAAGTTCTAAATCTCTCGGGGTGCTTAAAGTTGAACTGCCTACCTGAAAGTTTGGGCAATATCAAGACCTTAGTGGAGCTTCACGTTGATAGAACTTCCATAACAGAACTCCCTTCATTTGTATACTCTATGAGAAACATTGAATTATtgtcatttggtcaatataagaggATTCCGTCTACATGGTGTCGTTTAATCTGTCTTCCTTTTCATATATCAAGTAGACAACAACTTCCCCAAAGTTTAGTATGGTCTTCATTAGCTTGTTTGACTTTGTTAAAGGAATTGGATCTAAGATACTGCAATATATCGGAAGTGCCTGATAGCATCGGAGGTTTAGCACATCTAAATGTATTAAGATTATGTGGGAATAGTTTTACTAGTTTGCCTACAAGCTTAAGTCAACTTTCTCTTCTGGAACATCTTTTTCTACATGGTTGCAGAGTTCTGGAAGTGGTTCCTGAACTTCCTCCTCAAATAAAAACTCTTAATGTAAGTCAGTGCACATCCTTGCGTGAACTATCAGACCTTCCACCAAGAATTAATAGGCTTTTTGCAAGTGATTGCACATCTTTGCGCAAACTGTCGGAACAACTCAATCTTGGTCACGTGTTTTTTTCCTGCATTTTCATGGGATATCCAAAATCATTGGACAATCTTACTGTACAAGAAAGCCAGGGTTCTATGTCACAGTGGCCTCTTCTTCTAGACTCATCTGTGACTTCAGATGGGTCTAGAAACCAGTTTTTTTCTCTACTTCATTATTTGTCTTTTCAGATTTACAAAAGTGAGATCTTCCAAGCTCAAGGAGATCATGTCTTTCCTAAGCTGTTGAATGTAATATATCGTGGAAATTGCGTTCCACAATGGTTTACAAATCAAAGTAAGATGAAACGTGTAAAGATTGATTTACCTTCCAATTGGCATTACCGTAACGTTATCGGATATGCAACTTGTGTTGTTTTCACACCCAAGAAGTATTTCAACAACATATGCATGTACCATCACAATATAGAATACTTAGTGAACAACTTTGATGGGGCTTTGTTATATGGTTATACTCTAAATAGGTGCCCCCCTCGCGGGGCTGAGTTGAAAAGAAAATGTAAGTCAGATATGATATGGTTTCATTATACTGCCACTAGTTGGACATTTAAGAACGCAAAGGAGTTTGTTACTTTTTCATTCAGATACCATGCAAATGTTGAGGTGAAGGAGTGCGGTGTAAGATTTGTTTATCGTGAAGATCGACAAAAAGGAATTGACTCGGGTATGATTCAAGATATCCCAACTCCAACAAAAGATAGAGGCTACTTCCAGTTAGAAAAGTCTACGTTCACATGTGCATGGTAG